The stretch of DNA ATCATTTAAATATGGACATGAAGAATTAAGCCAATGGAAAGATTTAGGTGCTGATATTTTAATTCACAAATCTTTAGTTATTTTCTTTTGGTTCGTTTGGTTGACGTTAAGCATCTTGGCTTTCAAATACAAATTCTCTTTATTACCAGTCATTGGAATTATGATTAATCTATACTTAATGAGCGAACTAGGTGCAAGTAACTGGATTATTTTTATCATATGGTTATTGATTGGATTAGTAATCTATTTTATTTATGGTAAAAAACACAGTAAATTAAAAGATCAAAATTCATAAAACATTAAAATATAATTCTAAAGGACTTTAATTAAGAGTCCTTTTTTTATTGCATTTAATCATTCAAAATCGATAAATATCTTCTTTAATTCACCTCAAAACTTTACATTTGCACTATAAATTTTACGACAGATGTTTAGATCACATACTTGTGGAGAATTAACACAAGCCAACATTAATGAAAAAGTTACGTTAAGCGGATGGGTTTCAACGTTACGTGATAAAGGTTTTATGATGTGGATTGATTTACGTGACCGTTACGGAATCACGCAAATTATCTTAGATGAAGAACGTTCTTCGAAAGAATTATTTGAAACTGCTCGTTCATTAGGACGTGAGTACGTGATTCAAGTAACAGGTACAGTAATCGAAAGAGCTTCTAAAAACCCAAATATTCCGACAGGAGATATCGAGATTTTAGCAGAAAACATTACAATTTTAAATGAATCTGCCTTACCTCCATTCACAATCGAAGACAATACAGATGGTGGTGAAGATATCCGTATGAAATATCGTTACTTAGATATTCGTCGTAATCCTGTAAAAGATAAATTAATCTTCCGTTCAAAAGTTGCTCAGGAAGTCCGTAAATATTTAGACGCACAAGAATTCGTAGAAGTTGAAACACCAGTTTTAATTAAATCTACACCAGAAGGTGCACGCGATTTCGTGGTTCCATCTCGTATGAATCCAGGAGAATTCTATGCATTACCACAATCACCACAAACATTCAAACAATTATTAATGATCGGTGGTTTAGACCGTTACTTCCAAATTGTAAAATGTTTCCGTGATGAGGATTTACGTGCAGACCGTCAACCAGAGTTTACACAAATCGACTGTGAAATGTCGTTTGTTGAACAAGAAGATATTATGAACGTTTTTGAAGGGTTAGCAAAACACTTATTAAAAACATTCAAAGGATTAGAATTTGATCAATTCCCACGTATGACTTTTGCTGAAGCAATGCGTCGTTACGGAAATGATAAACCAGATATCCGTTTCGGAATGGAATTCGGTGAAATTACAGACATAGCAAAAGGAAAAGATTTCAAAATCTTCGACGAGCAAGAATTAATCGTTGGTATCGCTGCTGAAGGATGTAACTCTTACACGCGTAAAGACATCGATAAATTAATCGAATGGGTACAACGTCCACAAATTGGTGCAACAGGATTAGTTTGGGTACGTTACAACGAAGACGGAACATTCAAATCTTCAGTTGATAAATTCTACACTCAAGAAGATTTAGCTGCTTGGGCAGAGCGTATGAACGCTAAACCAGGTGACTTGATGTTAGTAATGTCTGGAAACACAAACAAAGTTCGTGCACAATTATCTGCTTTACGTATGGAAATTGCTGAGCGTTTAGGTTTACGTAATCCTGAAGTATTCGCGCCATTATGGGTTGTCGATTTCCCTTTATTAGAATGGGACGAAGAAACAGAACGTTACCACGCGATGCATCACCCATTTACTTCTCCTAAGCCAGAAGATATGGATTTAATTGCAACTAATCCAGGTGAAGTTCGTGCTAATGCTTACGATTTAGTATTAAACGGAAATGAAATCGGAGGAGGTTCTATCCGTATTTTTGATAAAAATATTCAAGCAAGAATGTTCGAATTATTAGGATTTACGCCAGAACAAGCAGAAGCGCAATTTGGTTTCTTAATGAATGCATTCAAATATGGTGCGCCACCGCACGGAGGTTTAGCTTTCGGATTTGACCGTTTTGTATCCATCTTAGATGGTTCTGAAACGATTCGCGATTACATCGCATTCCCTAAAAACAATTCAGGTCGTGATGTCATGATTGATGCGCCATCTCCAATTGATGAGGCACAAAAACAAGAATTATTTATTGCTTCTACTTTCACAGGAAAAGAATAATACTTCAAACTTTATAAATTCTACAAGCCACTCCTTCGAGTGGCTTTTTTCTTGTTTTAACTTTTAATTTATAATTCATTTTCTGTATGAATGCCCCCTTTCTAATGATAAAATCTATTTCTTCATAAATAGAAATAAATAGAATCAAGATTTCATTCATTACAAAATCAACAATAAATTATTCAAATTAAACAATAGTCCAAATAATAATATCTTAAGTTTTATTAAAATCAGAAATTTCTTCATTTTAAATGTTAAAATTACCTTAATGATATTTTAATTTTTATAGCTTAGTAAGACTATAAACGAATTAACAATT from Faecalibacter sp. LW9 encodes:
- the aspS gene encoding aspartate--tRNA ligase, translated to MFRSHTCGELTQANINEKVTLSGWVSTLRDKGFMMWIDLRDRYGITQIILDEERSSKELFETARSLGREYVIQVTGTVIERASKNPNIPTGDIEILAENITILNESALPPFTIEDNTDGGEDIRMKYRYLDIRRNPVKDKLIFRSKVAQEVRKYLDAQEFVEVETPVLIKSTPEGARDFVVPSRMNPGEFYALPQSPQTFKQLLMIGGLDRYFQIVKCFRDEDLRADRQPEFTQIDCEMSFVEQEDIMNVFEGLAKHLLKTFKGLEFDQFPRMTFAEAMRRYGNDKPDIRFGMEFGEITDIAKGKDFKIFDEQELIVGIAAEGCNSYTRKDIDKLIEWVQRPQIGATGLVWVRYNEDGTFKSSVDKFYTQEDLAAWAERMNAKPGDLMLVMSGNTNKVRAQLSALRMEIAERLGLRNPEVFAPLWVVDFPLLEWDEETERYHAMHHPFTSPKPEDMDLIATNPGEVRANAYDLVLNGNEIGGGSIRIFDKNIQARMFELLGFTPEQAEAQFGFLMNAFKYGAPPHGGLAFGFDRFVSILDGSETIRDYIAFPKNNSGRDVMIDAPSPIDEAQKQELFIASTFTGKE